A stretch of Fulvia fulva chromosome 4, complete sequence DNA encodes these proteins:
- a CDS encoding L-arginine:L-lysine amidinotransferase: MATPQPLLVFAEDEWSPLRSVIVGRAEDSAFPSEPLHMMAATMPSKYVREFRPSNPFPPAILARAQEELDNLASILQNEGIRVYRPEKVNWLKAQGYTGSMPRDGLMSVGSALIEAPFAWRCRRHEITLGYSGILSQLSMGDSGATICRAPLITGQDTLYSGTLDSGTDSGTGVGASRWSINNSRPAFDAADFMRFGKVIIGQLSHVTNRRGVDYLRAVVPAGYSVEILKTTDEHAMHIDATLLPLRRGLMVYHPERISEHELRRHEVFHDWELLACPMVPKARQPTQPPLYMCTPWLMLNALSLDEERVLIEANETEFASWLTTLGFKPILVPFTHVNSIGGSFHCATVDLVRSRVDEAPAVEA; encoded by the coding sequence ATGGCGACACCACAACCACTTCTTGTCTTCGCAGAGGATGAATGGTCGCCTCTTCGATCGGTCATCGTGGGTAGGGCAGAAGACTCTGCATTTCCATCTGAACCTCTGCATATGATGGCAGCAACTATGCCTTCGAAATACGTGAGGGAGTTCAGGCCCTCGAATCCGTTCCCGCCTGCCATACTCGCCCGAGCCCAAGAGGAGCTGGACAACCTAGCGAGCATCTTGCAGAACGAAGGAATCCGCGTTTATCGGCCAGAGAAAGTCAACTGGCTCAAGGCGCAGGGCTATACCGGGTCAATGCCTCGAGACGGCCTCATGAGTGTGGGATCAGCCCTGATAGAGGCTCCGTTTGCGTGGCGTTGCCGTCGTCATGAGATTACTTTGGGATATTCGGGGATCCTATCCCAGCTCAGCATGGGAGATTCCGGCGCCACGATCTGTCGTGCACCATTGATCACTGGCCAGGACACGTTGTACAGTGGCACGCTGGACAGTGGCACAGATAGTGGCACCGGAGTCGGCGCTTCTCGGTGGTCGATCAACAACTCCAGGCCAGCCTTCGATGCAGCCGACTTTATGCGATTCGGCAAGGTCATTATCGGGCAGCTGAGCCATGTTACCAACCGCAGAGGTGTCGACTATCTGCGAGCCGTTGTGCCGGCAGGATATTCGGTCGAGATTCTCAAGACGACAGACGAGCACGCCATGCATATAGATGCGACCTTGTTGCCCTTACGTCGAGGCCTGATGGTGTATCATCCAGAACGCATCTCCGAGCACGAGCTGCGACGGCACGAAGTGTTCCATGACTGGGAACTGCTGGCTTGCCCCATGGTGCCAAAAGCACGCCAGCCCACCCAGCCACCTTTGTACATGTGTACCCCATGGCTGATGCTCAACGCACTCAGTCTTGACGAGGAGCGGGTACTGATCGAGGCGAACGAGACGGAGTTCGCATCATGGCTCACGACTCTGGGCTTCAAGCCAATCCTGGTGCCGTTCACCCATGTGAACAGTATTGGAGGGTCGTTCCATTGTGCGACGGTTGATCTGGTGAGGTCTCGCGTAGATGAGGCACCGGCTGTCGAGGCATGA